A section of the Acidobacterium capsulatum ATCC 51196 genome encodes:
- the secG gene encoding preprotein translocase subunit SecG → MIYLVATIHVLVSLFLIVVILLQQGSSADLAGAFGGQGSQTAFGPRSASTVLTKATAWAAAIFMLTSLTLTILMMRQSTQQHSVLAGTTTSAPAHK, encoded by the coding sequence ATGATTTATCTGGTTGCAACCATTCATGTTCTCGTCTCTCTGTTTTTGATCGTGGTCATTCTGCTGCAGCAGGGAAGCAGTGCCGATCTTGCAGGTGCCTTTGGTGGTCAAGGTTCACAGACAGCTTTTGGTCCTCGCTCCGCGTCTACCGTTTTGACCAAGGCTACAGCCTGGGCGGCAGCGATCTTCATGCTGACCTCGCTCACGTTGACGATCCTGATGATGCGGCAATCGACGCAGCAGCACTCGGTGCTGGCTGGAACGACAACCTCGGCCCCAGCACATAAATAA
- a CDS encoding response regulator produces the protein MNKGLLVSVVDDDPSVRESLPDLLRIFGLDVRTFASAEDFLSSDSVSRTNCLILDVTMPRMPGTELQTELARRDEQIPIIFITAHRDDSVRSRLLELGAVDCLFKPFSDTALFDALKCALGSK, from the coding sequence ATGAACAAAGGTCTGCTCGTGTCGGTTGTCGATGACGATCCGTCAGTGCGCGAATCTCTGCCGGATCTACTGCGGATCTTCGGGCTTGATGTCCGCACCTTCGCCTCCGCGGAGGACTTCCTATCCTCCGACAGTGTCTCGCGAACGAATTGTCTGATTCTGGACGTCACAATGCCGAGGATGCCGGGGACAGAACTTCAGACTGAGCTGGCACGCCGAGATGAGCAGATCCCCATCATCTTCATCACGGCTCATCGGGATGATTCAGTCCGTTCTCGCCTGCTGGAACTGGGAGCCGTCGATTGTCTCTTCAAGCCTTTCAGTGATACCGCGTTATTCGACGCGCTCAAGTGCGCCTTGGGATCCAAATGA
- a CDS encoding HAD family hydrolase, producing MALKVWSRYAGSMHAAPVGIRQTLLIDADDTLWQNNVYFEQAIANFISFLDHRTLSPSEVRAALNEVEHENIQRHGYGVASFHRALVTCFERLSHEPVTEDHHREMERFAVSILAKEIELLEDVATVLPQLAERHSMILMTKGNPVEQADKVQRSGIAHYFAAIEIPAEKHPEAYLEVCERRDLDLSQTWMIGNSPKSDINPALAAGLHAVYIHHPSTWVLEHAVLDKPREGRRLVEISRFGELLHWF from the coding sequence ATGGCTCTGAAGGTCTGGAGCCGGTACGCTGGAAGCATGCATGCCGCTCCCGTTGGGATTAGACAGACGCTTTTGATCGACGCCGATGACACGCTATGGCAGAACAATGTGTACTTTGAGCAGGCCATCGCGAACTTTATCTCTTTTCTGGATCATCGTACGCTCAGCCCTTCGGAAGTGCGTGCTGCACTGAATGAGGTGGAGCACGAAAATATACAAAGGCATGGCTATGGAGTAGCCAGCTTTCATCGCGCCCTGGTGACCTGCTTTGAGAGGCTCTCACATGAGCCGGTCACGGAAGACCATCACCGGGAGATGGAGCGTTTTGCGGTATCCATTCTGGCAAAAGAGATCGAACTCCTGGAAGACGTGGCGACTGTATTGCCGCAGTTGGCTGAACGCCACAGCATGATCCTGATGACCAAAGGCAATCCGGTGGAGCAGGCCGACAAGGTCCAGCGCTCCGGCATCGCGCACTATTTTGCGGCCATTGAGATTCCCGCGGAGAAGCATCCGGAAGCATATCTCGAAGTTTGCGAGAGGCGTGATCTCGATCTGTCTCAGACCTGGATGATCGGAAATAGCCCGAAGTCTGACATCAATCCGGCACTTGCGGCCGGATTGCATGCCGTCTATATCCATCATCCCTCCACATGGGTCCTGGAGCATGCGGTCCTCGATAAGCCGAGAGAAGGGCGGCGACTGGTCGAAATTTCCCGCTTTGGAGAGTTACTCCATTGGTTCTGA
- a CDS encoding PAS domain S-box protein — MVQIRQNNLSPLTSEPDPGSGSRAAERIAELEQVNEVLRTEIAALKDVESRLRASEESLKQSEVKLRQVIDTIPTLVWCNLPDGPNEFLNKKWLDYTGLSREEASGWGWQASFHPDDLGPLMKRWQELLITEEPGEIESRIRQHDGAWRWFLIRVEPFRDESGKVVRWYGTSTDIHDRKRTEEALRQSEEKYRVVIEAAHDSVISIDERGVVVFANPVVEMTFGYASAELVEKSISLLMPKFISRLREDCNEQQAEACEQHLNWKDVEFTAIHANGSEFPVEVSMGEVRTGEQRIFTCLIRDVSERRLSEEALRQSARSLRSLVDTIPGLVCTLSPDMRLEFSNHTLLDFFGKTVEELQNWEFIGVVHPDDLERTITKSRRAAETGEAYDIEHRCLRHDGVFRWFQVRALPVRGNEEQIVRWCVLLTDIEDRKLAEDALLASERKLSLIINTMPALAWSTQPDGSADFFNQTWIDYTGLSRDQAHGWGWRNVVHPEDASRLIGYWQRLIREGGKGEIEARFRRFDGEFRWFLFRANPLLDESGKIIKWYGTNTDIHDRKLVEEKVRLSEAFLADAQRLAHVGSFSWRLPANQIEWSEELYRIFEFEPGTPITFDLIGSRIHPEDLPLMYDKMGKGQDGVSNIEYEERLLMPNGSIKHLHLTAYLTQDENNTLRYIGTVHDITQRKAAEDALAEARAELAEVARVSSLGMLTASIAHEVNQPLSGIITNASTCLRMLSTDPPDVQGAIETARRTIRDGNRAADVISHLRSLFGRRQKTAEKVDVAEAIREVIAISLSDIQRNRIIIQESLAVGLPPIKGDRVQLQQVILNLLRNACEAMRTVQDRPRRIIIKTEYDRESIRLSMEDSGVGFKEELADRLFASFFTTKHNGMGIGLAVSRSIIQAHGGDIWAKPNEGPGATFGFWIPRSLEAEGLSGT, encoded by the coding sequence TTGGTACAAATCCGCCAAAACAATCTATCGCCGCTTACTTCGGAGCCGGACCCGGGATCGGGAAGCCGCGCAGCAGAGAGGATTGCAGAGCTTGAGCAGGTGAACGAGGTCCTCAGAACTGAAATCGCCGCACTGAAAGATGTCGAGAGCCGCCTGCGGGCAAGCGAAGAGTCTCTGAAACAATCTGAGGTCAAACTCCGCCAGGTGATCGATACTATCCCCACGCTTGTCTGGTGCAATCTCCCCGATGGTCCGAATGAATTCCTTAACAAGAAATGGCTAGACTACACGGGGCTTTCCCGCGAAGAGGCAAGCGGGTGGGGCTGGCAGGCATCTTTCCATCCGGATGATCTTGGGCCTTTGATGAAGCGTTGGCAAGAGCTGCTCATCACGGAAGAGCCTGGGGAGATCGAGTCACGGATTCGCCAACACGACGGAGCATGGCGGTGGTTCCTTATCCGAGTGGAGCCATTCCGCGATGAAAGCGGCAAGGTCGTGCGTTGGTATGGCACGAGCACAGATATCCATGACCGCAAGCGTACCGAAGAAGCGCTCAGGCAAAGTGAGGAAAAATACCGAGTTGTAATTGAAGCGGCGCATGACTCCGTCATCAGTATTGATGAGCGCGGTGTCGTTGTATTTGCAAATCCAGTTGTAGAAATGACCTTCGGCTACGCGTCTGCCGAACTTGTAGAAAAATCAATCTCACTACTGATGCCGAAATTTATCAGTAGGCTCCGCGAAGATTGCAATGAGCAACAAGCAGAGGCTTGCGAACAACACCTGAACTGGAAAGATGTTGAATTCACTGCTATCCATGCCAACGGAAGCGAATTTCCAGTTGAAGTGTCTATGGGAGAGGTAAGAACAGGCGAGCAGAGGATATTTACTTGTCTCATCCGCGATGTATCTGAAAGAAGACTTAGCGAAGAGGCTCTGAGGCAAAGCGCACGGAGTTTGCGGTCTCTGGTCGATACAATTCCCGGCCTTGTATGCACACTTTCGCCTGACATGAGGCTGGAATTTTCCAACCATACCTTGCTGGACTTCTTTGGAAAGACGGTTGAGGAACTTCAGAACTGGGAGTTCATAGGTGTTGTCCACCCGGATGATCTTGAAAGAACTATTACCAAGTCCCGTCGTGCAGCCGAAACCGGCGAGGCCTACGACATTGAGCACAGATGTCTTCGGCACGACGGTGTCTTCCGCTGGTTTCAAGTCCGCGCTCTGCCAGTGCGAGGCAACGAAGAGCAGATTGTGCGCTGGTGTGTGTTGCTTACTGATATTGAGGATAGAAAGCTCGCAGAGGATGCGCTCCTGGCAAGTGAGCGAAAGCTGAGCCTCATCATCAATACGATGCCGGCTCTGGCATGGTCTACGCAACCAGACGGCTCAGCTGATTTCTTTAATCAAACTTGGATTGACTACACTGGCTTGTCAAGAGACCAAGCCCACGGATGGGGTTGGCGTAATGTGGTTCATCCAGAGGATGCATCACGGTTGATCGGTTATTGGCAGAGATTAATCCGGGAAGGCGGAAAGGGTGAAATAGAGGCGCGCTTTCGACGTTTTGACGGAGAATTTCGATGGTTCCTCTTTCGAGCTAACCCCCTGCTGGACGAATCGGGGAAGATCATCAAGTGGTATGGCACGAATACCGATATACATGATCGGAAGCTGGTTGAAGAGAAGGTCCGTCTGAGCGAAGCATTTCTCGCCGATGCTCAGCGCCTTGCCCATGTCGGAAGTTTTTCGTGGAGATTGCCGGCAAACCAAATCGAGTGGTCCGAAGAACTTTACCGGATATTCGAGTTTGAACCGGGTACCCCGATTACGTTTGATTTGATCGGAAGCCGCATACACCCGGAAGATCTGCCTTTGATGTACGACAAGATGGGGAAGGGGCAAGATGGCGTAAGCAACATCGAATACGAAGAGCGTTTGCTGATGCCAAACGGCTCGATAAAACACCTACATCTCACCGCATACCTTACACAAGATGAGAACAACACTTTGCGCTACATCGGAACGGTTCACGACATTACACAGCGCAAGGCGGCTGAAGATGCCCTCGCTGAAGCGAGGGCTGAGTTAGCGGAGGTTGCACGAGTTTCAAGTCTGGGAATGCTAACGGCCTCCATCGCACACGAGGTCAATCAGCCGCTCTCGGGGATCATCACAAATGCGAGCACTTGTCTTCGCATGCTGAGTACTGATCCTCCTGATGTTCAAGGCGCCATTGAAACCGCACGTCGCACTATCCGCGATGGAAACCGCGCAGCGGACGTGATATCGCATCTTCGCTCGCTTTTTGGCCGGAGACAGAAGACTGCAGAAAAGGTGGATGTCGCAGAAGCAATTCGGGAAGTGATCGCAATCTCTTTAAGCGACATCCAGCGGAATCGGATCATCATTCAAGAGAGCCTCGCAGTGGGCCTTCCGCCTATAAAGGGAGATCGTGTGCAACTGCAGCAAGTCATCTTGAATCTTCTTCGGAATGCATGCGAAGCGATGCGCACCGTACAGGACCGCCCTCGTCGCATCATCATCAAAACGGAATATGACAGGGAGAGTATCCGCCTATCCATGGAAGACAGTGGGGTCGGTTTCAAAGAGGAGCTCGCCGACCGCCTGTTCGCGTCTTTTTTCACGACCAAGCACAACGGGATGGGTATCGGGTTGGCTGTGAGTCGTTCGATTATCCAGGCCCATGGCGGTGACATCTGGGCGAAACCAAATGAGGGACCGGGCGCCACGTTTGGCTTCTGGATTCCGCGTTCGCTCGAAGCGGAAGGGCTCTCTGGGACGTAG
- a CDS encoding IS3 family transposase, whose translation MQQALWRYGIYDQIRELMPLQGSLSIERMCLLAGVSRAGFYRFLKAQVPSEEETEVRSAIQQVALQHRRRYGYRRVTAELKRRGMKVNHKRVARIMREDNLLALQPKEFATTTDSNEPLEVYLNLSRRMQLNWVDQLWVADITYIRVQTEFVYLAVILDGYSRKVVGWKLDRSLTSRLAVNALDGAIKLRRPRPGVVHHSDRGVQYTSPEYVAILKLHGMVQSMSRPANPYDNASCESFIKTLKREEIYANKYRDLQDLRSHIEEFIDGYYNQKRLHSALGYRTPEEFEAQTHGKTQAELYAPTLRFITPNTQNAKRAQEKRDSNGVPSPESLPTLDSSHQGHCESSNRAVSTKGSRQEVWPDQVG comes from the coding sequence GTGCAGCAAGCGCTCTGGCGGTACGGCATCTACGACCAGATCCGGGAATTGATGCCGTTGCAAGGCAGCCTAAGTATCGAGCGAATGTGCCTGTTGGCGGGAGTGAGCCGGGCAGGATTCTATAGGTTCTTAAAAGCTCAGGTTCCAAGCGAAGAGGAAACAGAGGTACGGTCGGCCATTCAGCAGGTGGCACTCCAGCACCGCCGTCGCTATGGCTACCGCCGTGTTACTGCGGAGCTCAAGCGCCGTGGTATGAAGGTGAACCATAAGCGAGTAGCGCGGATCATGCGTGAGGATAACCTTCTCGCGCTGCAGCCGAAGGAATTTGCGACCACCACGGATTCCAATGAACCGCTGGAAGTCTATCTGAACCTATCGCGGCGCATGCAGCTGAATTGGGTCGATCAGCTGTGGGTGGCAGACATTACCTATATCCGAGTGCAAACTGAGTTCGTTTATCTGGCGGTCATCTTAGACGGCTATTCGCGTAAAGTCGTAGGCTGGAAACTGGATCGTTCCCTCACCTCCCGCCTGGCAGTCAATGCGCTCGACGGCGCGATCAAACTGCGACGCCCCCGGCCGGGAGTAGTGCACCACTCCGACCGCGGAGTGCAGTACACGTCGCCAGAATATGTCGCGATACTCAAACTGCACGGGATGGTTCAGAGCATGAGCCGGCCGGCGAACCCCTACGACAACGCCAGTTGTGAGAGCTTCATCAAGACGCTCAAGCGCGAGGAGATCTACGCCAACAAATACCGCGACCTTCAGGATTTGCGCAGCCACATAGAAGAGTTCATCGACGGCTACTATAACCAGAAACGACTACATTCCGCGCTTGGATACCGAACGCCGGAAGAGTTCGAAGCCCAAACACACGGCAAAACTCAGGCAGAGCTATATGCTCCTACACTACGGTTCATCACACCGAATACGCAGAATGCTAAAAGGGCACAAGAAAAACGAGACTCAAACGGCGTTCCGTCCCCCGAAAGCCTCCCCACCTTGGACTCCTCCCATCAGGGGCACTGCGAATCTAGCAACAGAGCTGTCTCAACGAAGGGGTCACGTCAGGAGGTATGGCCCGATCAAGTTGGGTGA
- a CDS encoding diguanylate cyclase, whose protein sequence is MRWNAVALQWWLAGGGIALWAVGQAVYTYFDVRHFPETTALSSDLYFFLFGVPFLLAICSVEGQQHTKALLLIDSLQAIIVCWLVQAELFPANEAMRAISVAHVSTAYNLENLVLTGAVGLRLLAGAKGEQRHFYRLVFVFLALYTTVAFPLNYLNFEKGLPTGTYFDLLWDLPFLLFATLSLASNVRKDSSSSVVISRFQQVLVHSMPVLITAVVLVMGTILVRNYFEAGLISVLIGLAGYSIRNTLLEMRYVDTQTRLSQSETALQQAMQRFQELSYIDPLTKVANRRQFEETMTTEWYRAMRRTAPLSLLMLDLDHFKLLNDTYGHLRGDDCLMISAQTLSSRLKRAGELLARYGGEEFAAVLPDVKLEDAMQVAETLRSAIESMDIANSQSPNGGRLTISVGVAVCYPTANLSIEQLVDTADQALYAAKQAGRNRVHSASLVDPRVQSIVQQINEAAIEIEQDPQND, encoded by the coding sequence ATGCGCTGGAATGCAGTGGCATTGCAGTGGTGGCTGGCCGGCGGAGGCATTGCTCTCTGGGCTGTCGGACAGGCGGTTTATACCTACTTTGACGTTCGGCATTTCCCCGAAACAACCGCGCTGAGCTCTGACCTTTATTTCTTCCTGTTCGGCGTTCCTTTCCTGCTGGCTATCTGTTCGGTTGAGGGGCAGCAGCATACCAAGGCTCTGCTGTTGATTGATTCCTTGCAGGCAATCATTGTCTGCTGGCTGGTACAGGCGGAACTGTTCCCCGCCAATGAGGCCATGCGGGCCATTTCAGTGGCTCACGTCAGCACAGCCTACAATCTTGAAAACCTGGTGTTGACAGGGGCTGTGGGTCTTCGCCTGCTAGCGGGCGCCAAGGGGGAACAGCGGCATTTCTATCGCCTCGTCTTCGTCTTCCTGGCTTTGTACACCACAGTTGCGTTTCCATTGAACTATCTCAATTTTGAAAAGGGACTCCCCACAGGCACTTATTTTGATCTGCTCTGGGACCTCCCGTTTCTGCTCTTTGCAACGTTGAGTCTGGCGAGCAATGTGCGAAAAGACTCATCTTCTTCGGTGGTCATATCCCGGTTCCAGCAGGTTCTCGTCCATTCCATGCCCGTGCTGATCACCGCGGTGGTTCTGGTGATGGGAACGATATTGGTCCGCAATTATTTTGAGGCCGGACTGATCTCGGTTCTCATCGGCCTGGCTGGATACTCGATCCGAAATACTCTGCTTGAAATGCGCTATGTAGACACTCAAACCCGTCTAAGCCAGAGTGAGACCGCATTGCAGCAGGCCATGCAGCGATTTCAGGAGCTCTCCTACATTGATCCGCTCACCAAGGTGGCAAACCGGCGGCAATTTGAAGAGACCATGACGACGGAATGGTATCGCGCCATGCGCCGCACCGCACCACTGTCTCTGCTCATGCTAGATCTCGATCACTTCAAGCTGCTCAATGACACCTACGGACATTTGCGAGGAGACGATTGCCTGATGATCTCCGCGCAGACCTTGAGCAGCCGCCTCAAACGGGCTGGCGAACTCCTGGCCCGCTATGGCGGAGAAGAGTTCGCTGCGGTGCTGCCAGACGTGAAACTGGAAGATGCTATGCAGGTCGCCGAAACCCTGCGCAGCGCCATTGAATCGATGGACATTGCCAACAGCCAATCACCCAACGGAGGACGGCTGACGATCAGCGTGGGCGTGGCAGTCTGCTACCCCACCGCCAATCTCTCCATCGAGCAGCTTGTCGATACCGCCGATCAGGCACTCTATGCAGCCAAACAGGCCGGGCGCAACCGGGTGCATTCTGCCAGCCTGGTTGATCCTCGAGTGCAAAGCATTGTGCAGCAGATCAATGAGGCGGCCATCGAGATCGAGCAGGATCCGCAGAATGATTAA
- a CDS encoding response regulator transcription factor translates to MKPVATTQPQSTVFVVDDDLSVRESLELLLRHEGFVVETFTSAEGFFARTSPRMASCVVLDISLPGLNGLDIQKRLAVERPDMPILFITGHGDIPTTVQAMKAGAVEFLTKPFSDSTLLSAIHAAVERSKKLLARETELNELRSRYADLTPREREVMALVACGFANKAVGSELGISEITVKAHRGSVMRKMKADSLAALIWMAGRLRLPRTINTGSFR, encoded by the coding sequence ATGAAGCCTGTCGCCACCACTCAGCCTCAATCGACCGTGTTTGTTGTCGATGATGATCTCTCAGTGCGCGAATCACTTGAGCTTCTTCTTCGCCACGAGGGCTTTGTGGTCGAGACGTTCACTTCGGCCGAAGGTTTCTTTGCTCGTACCAGCCCTAGAATGGCCAGTTGCGTCGTTCTCGATATCTCCCTTCCAGGGTTGAACGGTCTGGACATTCAGAAGCGGCTGGCCGTCGAACGTCCGGATATGCCGATTCTCTTCATCACCGGTCACGGGGATATCCCTACGACTGTGCAGGCTATGAAGGCAGGTGCTGTGGAGTTTCTCACGAAACCATTCAGCGATAGCACTCTCCTGAGCGCCATTCATGCGGCTGTGGAACGCAGCAAGAAATTATTGGCCCGTGAAACTGAATTGAACGAACTGAGAAGCCGGTACGCGGATCTCACGCCACGCGAACGAGAAGTGATGGCGCTGGTTGCTTGTGGGTTCGCCAACAAGGCAGTCGGCAGCGAACTTGGAATAAGCGAGATCACAGTCAAAGCACATCGCGGAAGCGTAATGCGAAAAATGAAAGCAGATTCTCTCGCCGCTCTTATCTGGATGGCTGGACGTCTTCGTCTCCCGCGAACAATCAATACAGGCTCATTCAGATGA
- a CDS encoding transposase — protein MAKRRVGKYPLSFRQMAVERMRDCPSVSALAKELGIDRSNLYQWQRQLEHTSESSARVTSPVRELRKLVCELQRVLAEKTLEVDFFRGALQKVEARRQCSKRSGGTASTTRSGN, from the coding sequence GTGGCAAAGAGACGAGTCGGCAAATACCCTCTGTCGTTCCGGCAGATGGCAGTGGAGCGGATGAGGGATTGTCCCAGCGTGTCTGCTCTGGCGAAAGAGCTGGGCATCGACCGCAGCAATTTATATCAGTGGCAGCGTCAGCTTGAGCATACCAGCGAGTCAAGCGCCAGGGTTACCTCTCCGGTCCGCGAGCTCCGCAAACTGGTGTGTGAGTTGCAGCGAGTGCTCGCGGAGAAAACTCTTGAAGTGGATTTTTTCAGAGGCGCCTTGCAAAAAGTGGAGGCTCGACGCCAGTGCAGCAAGCGCTCTGGCGGTACGGCATCTACGACCAGATCCGGGAATTGA
- a CDS encoding RNA polymerase sigma factor — translation MQREFHDVGRHAIPARFDKPFSESASTDDPPQSISTLVLAAQQGSHAAFDQLQLLYRHRIFRQIVAITGNREDAEDALQDTFLRAFVKLQSFEGRSQFYTWLNRIAINSALMKVRQRRHQAEIAMERTAGPEDEPLTFEVRDNALNPEQICDLRQRLQKTMSAIERLEPTLRSVMRTGLAEGCSIGEIAQALEITQSAAKTRLHRARRKLRNLKVIKECGPHSIGTLQTRDRNIANSCDPSAQVKADA, via the coding sequence ATGCAACGTGAATTCCACGACGTTGGCCGCCATGCTATTCCGGCCCGGTTTGACAAACCATTTTCTGAATCAGCCAGCACAGACGACCCGCCGCAGTCTATCAGTACCCTCGTCCTGGCTGCGCAGCAAGGATCGCACGCCGCATTCGATCAGCTTCAATTGCTTTATAGACATCGGATTTTTAGGCAGATAGTCGCCATCACCGGCAATCGAGAGGATGCCGAAGATGCCTTGCAAGACACGTTTCTTCGTGCATTCGTCAAGCTCCAGTCTTTCGAAGGCCGGTCTCAGTTCTACACATGGTTGAACAGAATTGCGATCAATTCGGCACTTATGAAAGTCCGACAACGGCGCCATCAGGCCGAAATCGCGATGGAGAGGACAGCGGGACCTGAAGATGAGCCATTAACGTTTGAGGTCCGGGACAACGCACTCAACCCTGAGCAGATTTGCGATTTGCGCCAGCGGCTGCAGAAAACAATGAGCGCTATTGAACGGCTTGAACCGACTTTGCGCTCGGTTATGCGAACTGGTCTTGCCGAAGGATGCTCCATCGGAGAGATTGCGCAGGCTTTGGAAATTACGCAATCCGCCGCAAAGACCCGGCTACATCGCGCAAGACGCAAGCTTAGAAACCTGAAAGTCATCAAGGAATGTGGACCGCATTCCATAGGCACTCTACAGACCAGAGACCGCAACATTGCCAACTCATGCGATCCATCAGCGCAAGTCAAAGCGGATGCATAA